Proteins found in one Deltaproteobacteria bacterium genomic segment:
- a CDS encoding conjugal transfer protein TraF, whose amino-acid sequence MKKFKYYLAFLLIFLLPALAMADQWQIVGPRALGMGGAHVAVVNDATAQYWNPAAFGFFGRQAGESSGVDEHSNKDFGMHIHGGLGYQSHEDTVKEIEDLTAFDYDAISNYVNNGFTNLSGVTDYIRMIDELDDLSRENIGVTALVDVSMNVRVRNWGVGVIGTLDLSAIPVLDLNNINPGTAGADFTAQLGDLQTSTSANSTYESLSPSQVTALETTIGGLTNWSPAEVTGYIYAVDDALAFEGYTTGAAPQTYIDSILDVAVLADNTVGSGTFDNNSSIMVFKGAAITEIPITYGHAFNDNFSMGVNLKAMKAETYYYRETIYRSDTGDLFKNADTNSKKSSSAGLDLGALYKAGPFRVGIVGRNLNKPSFDYAGPGDYEIDPQLRAGAAIRLGNWLTLAADMDLTENDTNVSDSYKSKQFALGAEFDLLRFLKLRAGGYKNLSESDIGTVYTAGLGLNFFAFQLDTGVAWSKEKAEIEGDDVREEARGELALSFQF is encoded by the coding sequence ATGAAAAAATTCAAATATTATCTGGCTTTCCTTCTTATTTTTCTTTTACCCGCATTAGCAATGGCAGACCAGTGGCAGATCGTAGGGCCAAGGGCGCTTGGTATGGGGGGCGCGCATGTTGCCGTCGTTAATGATGCAACAGCCCAGTACTGGAACCCGGCGGCCTTTGGTTTTTTCGGCAGACAGGCAGGTGAAAGCAGTGGTGTCGACGAACATTCCAATAAGGATTTCGGCATGCATATCCACGGTGGTCTCGGTTATCAGAGTCATGAGGATACGGTGAAGGAAATAGAAGATTTAACAGCATTTGATTATGACGCTATATCTAATTATGTTAATAATGGATTTACAAATTTATCGGGTGTTACTGATTACATAAGAATGATAGATGAGCTTGATGACCTGTCCAGGGAGAATATTGGTGTAACCGCCCTGGTGGATGTTTCCATGAATGTAAGAGTTAGAAACTGGGGTGTTGGAGTCATAGGCACTTTGGACTTGTCTGCTATTCCTGTTCTGGATCTAAACAATATTAATCCGGGAACGGCAGGAGCTGATTTCACTGCTCAACTAGGGGATTTACAGACCTCAACATCGGCTAACAGTACTTATGAATCTCTTAGTCCTTCGCAAGTAACGGCTCTGGAGACTACAATAGGGGGGTTGACAAACTGGTCACCTGCAGAGGTAACAGGATACATTTATGCTGTTGATGATGCTCTGGCTTTCGAAGGTTATACTACAGGTGCCGCACCTCAAACCTATATTGATTCTATTCTTGATGTAGCAGTTCTTGCTGATAACACAGTTGGGAGTGGAACTTTTGATAATAACTCATCAATTATGGTATTCAAAGGCGCTGCAATTACAGAGATTCCTATCACTTATGGACATGCTTTTAATGATAATTTTTCGATGGGTGTTAACCTGAAGGCTATGAAGGCGGAGACATATTACTATAGAGAAACAATTTATCGAAGCGATACGGGTGATCTTTTTAAGAATGCTGATACAAATTCCAAAAAGAGCAGCAGTGCAGGACTTGACCTTGGCGCCCTTTACAAAGCAGGGCCGTTCAGGGTGGGGATTGTCGGAAGAAACCTTAACAAGCCATCTTTTGACTATGCCGGTCCCGGTGACTATGAGATAGACCCTCAGCTTAGAGCAGGAGCGGCAATCAGGCTGGGTAACTGGCTGACCCTTGCCGCCGATATGGATCTCACAGAAAATGATACCAATGTGTCAGACAGTTACAAGTCGAAGCAATTTGCATTAGGAGCTGAATTTGACCTTTTAAGGTTTTTAAAACTGAGAGCAGGGGGTTACAAAAACCTTTCCGAGTCTGATATAGGAACCGTATATACAGCCGGTTTGGGACTGAATTTTTTTGCTTTCCAACTCGACACTGGTGTGGCCTGGTCCAAGGAAAAGGCTGAGATAGAAGGCGATGATGTGAGGGAAGAGGCGAGAGGGGAACTTGCCCTGTCGTTTCAGTTCTAG
- the holA gene encoding DNA polymerase III subunit delta — MKPDDLYRDIKAGKFSPVYYLFGDEDLLKEESFARLKEAVLAGGLADFNCDLFHAGEVEISKVISAASTLPVMAQRRLVVLKDADKLKAADEEQLLAYLEDPSPSTALVMVGRTADKRKKFFLALSKKGCAVEHSRPYEREMPKWIKWLAGKKDLQISERACRYLADIIGNDLTSISSEIEKVSLYSGPGKRIEVEDLEAISVDVKARTVFQLIDALGEKDLKSSLENLKKLLDSGESPILILSMILRQLRLIWIGKDILKRGGKEDEVRKKTKLPPFVVKNYLKQVKVFSEEELKRAYDSIFDLDIKFKSSPVDKEKALELLMFRLCGIGA; from the coding sequence ATGAAGCCTGACGATCTTTACAGGGATATCAAGGCAGGCAAGTTCAGTCCTGTTTACTACCTTTTCGGCGATGAAGATTTACTGAAAGAAGAATCTTTTGCAAGGCTCAAGGAAGCCGTTCTTGCCGGGGGGCTTGCAGACTTTAACTGCGACCTTTTTCATGCAGGTGAGGTGGAAATTTCAAAGGTTATTTCCGCTGCTTCAACTCTTCCCGTCATGGCGCAGCGACGGCTTGTTGTCCTTAAAGATGCAGATAAACTAAAAGCTGCTGATGAGGAGCAGCTTTTAGCCTACCTGGAGGACCCCTCTCCCTCAACTGCTCTTGTCATGGTCGGCAGAACGGCGGACAAGCGGAAAAAGTTCTTTCTTGCCCTGTCGAAAAAAGGGTGTGCCGTAGAACACAGCCGCCCCTACGAAAGAGAAATGCCCAAATGGATAAAATGGCTTGCAGGAAAAAAGGACCTTCAAATATCGGAGCGTGCCTGCCGTTATCTTGCAGACATTATCGGTAATGACCTGACGAGCATTTCCAGCGAAATTGAAAAGGTCTCACTCTATTCCGGACCGGGGAAGCGAATAGAGGTAGAGGACCTTGAAGCCATTTCCGTCGATGTAAAAGCCAGGACGGTTTTTCAGCTTATCGATGCTCTCGGTGAAAAAGATCTGAAAAGTTCACTTGAAAATTTAAAGAAATTGCTTGATAGCGGTGAAAGCCCTATTCTGATCCTGAGTATGATCTTGAGGCAGCTGCGGCTCATATGGATTGGAAAGGACATATTGAAGAGGGGTGGTAAAGAGGATGAGGTAAGAAAAAAGACCAAACTCCCCCCCTTCGTAGTGAAGAATTATCTTAAGCAGGTAAAGGTGTTTTCCGAAGAAGAACTCAAGAGGGCCTATGATTCAATTTTTGACCTGGATATCAAATTCAAGTCGAGTCCTGTTGACAAGGAAAAGGCCCTGGAGCTTCTCATGTTCAGGCTCTGCGGCATTGGCGCATAA
- the metK gene encoding methionine adenosyltransferase, which produces MGMTDYLFTSESVSEGHPDKVADQISDAILDALFEQDPKSRVACETLVTTGMVILAGEITTNAVIDYQDVVRNTIREIGYTDPHIGFDFENCAVLVSLDKQSPDIAQGVDEFEDHEQGAGDQGLMFGYACNQTKEMMPMSILFAHKLVKRLAQVRKDGSLPYLRPDSKSQVSVQYVDNKPVRVDSVVISTQHTADVDNETIRKDVIEQVINKVIPADLLDDKTKYHINPTGRFVVGGPKGDCGLTGRKIIVDTYGGHGSHGGGAFSGKDPSKVDRSASYMARYVAKNIVASGLADECEVQLAYAIGVAQPVSVMIDTFNTGKIPSNDIAKLVNEHFDLSPKGIVKTLDLLRPIYRQTAAYGHFGRTEKDLYWERTDMAETLKKAAGI; this is translated from the coding sequence ATGGGAATGACAGATTACCTTTTCACCTCGGAATCCGTTTCTGAGGGCCACCCCGATAAGGTTGCAGACCAGATATCGGATGCTATACTGGATGCGCTCTTTGAGCAGGACCCGAAATCGAGGGTAGCATGCGAAACGCTGGTAACGACCGGTATGGTCATATTAGCCGGTGAGATTACAACAAATGCAGTTATTGATTATCAGGATGTTGTCAGGAATACGATCAGGGAGATCGGTTATACCGATCCTCACATAGGGTTTGATTTTGAAAACTGTGCCGTACTGGTAAGCCTCGATAAACAATCACCGGATATTGCCCAGGGTGTCGATGAGTTTGAGGACCACGAGCAGGGCGCGGGGGACCAGGGACTCATGTTCGGTTATGCCTGTAACCAGACTAAAGAGATGATGCCTATGTCTATTCTCTTTGCTCATAAGCTGGTAAAAAGGCTTGCCCAGGTGAGAAAAGATGGCTCTCTGCCTTACCTGAGACCTGACAGTAAGAGCCAGGTTTCCGTACAATACGTCGATAATAAGCCTGTAAGGGTCGATTCTGTCGTTATTTCAACGCAGCATACGGCCGATGTCGATAATGAGACCATTCGAAAAGATGTTATTGAGCAGGTTATCAATAAGGTTATTCCTGCCGATCTGCTCGATGATAAAACCAAGTATCATATTAATCCTACCGGCAGATTTGTCGTCGGTGGTCCTAAAGGAGACTGTGGATTGACGGGAAGAAAGATCATCGTTGATACCTATGGTGGTCATGGCAGCCATGGTGGAGGCGCTTTTTCCGGAAAGGATCCATCCAAGGTTGACCGTTCCGCTTCTTACATGGCCAGGTACGTTGCAAAGAACATTGTGGCATCAGGTCTTGCTGATGAGTGTGAGGTTCAGCTTGCCTATGCTATCGGTGTGGCACAGCCTGTATCCGTTATGATAGACACCTTCAATACGGGAAAGATTCCAAGTAACGATATAGCAAAGCTTGTGAATGAGCATTTTGATCTCAGCCCCAAGGGGATAGTCAAAACTCTTGATCTCTTGAGGCCTATCTACAGGCAGACGGCAGCCTACGGTCACTTCGGCAGAACGGAAAAGGACCTTTACTGGGAGAGAACCGATATGGCTGAAACACTTAAAAAGGCAGCGGGGATTTGA
- the ahcY gene encoding adenosylhomocysteinase yields MSVELAKNPQEDYKVADISLAEWGRKEINIAETEMPGLMALREEYGASKPLKGARIMGSLHMTIQTAVLIETLVELGADVRWVSCNIFSTQDHAAAAIAAAGIPVYAWKGETIEEYWWCTEQAFNWPGEKGPNMILDDGGDATLLLHKGVEFEKAGTVPDAKEGDNEEYVAILDVLRRNLPQNSSMWTDMAAEIRGVTEETTTGVHRLYHMEKDGSLLFPAMNVNDSVTKSKFDNLYGCRESLLDGIKRATDVMIAGKIAVVLGYGDVGKGCAQAFRGMGATTLITEIDPICALQASMEGYRVVTMEEACKIGDIFVTTTGNVDVIDHDHMIAMKNEAIICNIGHFDSEINIASLRKYEWENVKPQVDHVIFPDGKRITVLAEGRLVNLGCATGHPSFVMSASFTNQVMAQIEFFNKADNYDNKVYVLPKILDEKVARLHLKKIGINLTTLTQEQSDYIDVPVDGPYKPDHYRY; encoded by the coding sequence ATGAGTGTAGAGTTAGCAAAAAATCCACAAGAGGATTATAAAGTAGCCGACATCTCTCTTGCAGAGTGGGGTCGAAAAGAAATCAATATTGCCGAGACGGAGATGCCGGGCCTTATGGCGCTTCGTGAAGAATATGGCGCTTCCAAGCCCCTCAAGGGCGCTCGCATAATGGGTTCCCTCCATATGACGATCCAGACAGCCGTGCTTATAGAGACGCTTGTTGAGCTGGGTGCTGATGTACGGTGGGTATCCTGTAATATTTTCTCTACACAGGACCATGCCGCCGCTGCTATTGCCGCAGCCGGGATTCCTGTTTATGCCTGGAAGGGTGAGACCATTGAAGAGTACTGGTGGTGTACGGAGCAGGCCTTTAACTGGCCAGGTGAAAAGGGCCCCAACATGATTCTCGATGATGGTGGCGATGCCACGCTTCTCCTTCACAAAGGTGTTGAGTTTGAAAAAGCAGGCACCGTGCCTGATGCAAAAGAAGGGGACAACGAGGAGTATGTTGCCATTCTCGATGTGCTTCGCCGTAATCTGCCCCAAAATTCGAGTATGTGGACTGATATGGCTGCCGAAATTCGTGGCGTTACGGAAGAGACGACAACCGGTGTTCATCGTCTCTACCACATGGAGAAGGACGGTTCACTGCTTTTCCCTGCCATGAATGTTAACGATTCAGTGACAAAATCCAAATTTGATAATCTTTACGGTTGCCGCGAGTCACTCCTCGATGGCATCAAGCGTGCCACCGACGTGATGATCGCAGGTAAAATTGCCGTTGTTCTCGGTTATGGTGATGTCGGTAAAGGTTGTGCCCAGGCTTTTCGTGGAATGGGAGCCACAACCCTGATTACGGAGATCGACCCCATTTGCGCATTGCAGGCATCCATGGAGGGTTACCGTGTTGTGACCATGGAGGAGGCCTGTAAAATTGGCGATATCTTCGTTACCACTACCGGTAATGTTGACGTTATCGACCATGATCACATGATAGCCATGAAGAATGAAGCGATTATCTGCAATATCGGCCATTTCGATTCAGAGATAAATATTGCATCACTGCGTAAATATGAGTGGGAGAACGTTAAGCCGCAGGTCGATCATGTTATCTTCCCTGATGGTAAGCGTATTACCGTTCTTGCAGAAGGTCGACTGGTTAACCTCGGTTGTGCCACCGGGCACCCCAGCTTTGTCATGTCTGCATCCTTTACCAACCAGGTAATGGCGCAGATAGAATTTTTCAATAAGGCTGATAATTACGACAACAAGGTCTATGTTCTGCCCAAAATTCTTGATGAAAAGGTAGCACGTCTTCACCTTAAGAAGATCGGTATTAACCTGACGACCTTGACTCAGGAACAGTCTGACTACATTGATGTCCCCGTGGACGGCCCTTACAAGCCTGATCACTACAGGTATTAG
- the lptE gene encoding LPS assembly lipoprotein LptE: protein MLVSFFYGCGYHLKGGADTLPKDITAIAIEAFGNNSIEADMEALISSALFEAFSKTKRLKIVPQEEAHALLSGVITSISNMPVSFSSTDVVTDYRLTITLDVTFRRKGEGEVVWKGKGLSEIMDYKAAAGDVDLTENNRTEAKRELAREVADLIYDRIFEGF, encoded by the coding sequence TTGCTGGTCTCATTTTTTTATGGCTGCGGTTATCATCTCAAGGGAGGTGCCGATACGCTCCCCAAAGACATTACCGCCATTGCAATTGAAGCTTTTGGAAATAATTCCATTGAAGCTGATATGGAGGCCCTTATTTCGTCGGCCCTTTTTGAAGCGTTTTCAAAAACAAAGCGGCTGAAAATAGTCCCTCAGGAGGAGGCCCATGCCCTTCTTTCGGGAGTAATTACTTCCATTTCCAACATGCCCGTTTCTTTTTCCTCTACTGATGTGGTCACCGATTACAGATTGACAATCACCCTGGACGTAACTTTCAGAAGAAAGGGTGAAGGAGAGGTTGTCTGGAAAGGGAAAGGACTTTCCGAGATAATGGATTATAAGGCCGCGGCAGGTGATGTGGATTTGACGGAAAACAACAGAACGGAAGCGAAGCGAGAGTTGGCCCGGGAAGTTGCCGATCTCATTTATGACAGGATTTTTGAAGGATTCTGA
- the lptG gene encoding LPS export ABC transporter permease LptG — protein sequence MNIIFRYISMSFIKLFVICNCSFLLVYLTIDFMGQFWKLSARGIPLPEVSLYFTLKIPLILSQITPMATLLSTLLTLGLLSRNSEITIMKSCGISIFYISVPILALSLLISVFSLGMNEYLLPHTNKKVKEIERYRPGRVSSKTFIKRNEIWYFGKSNIVNIDLLVMEEKQLRGVTILQLGKDKKVKRRIDAKKARWDSGKWLFSEGVIRHFENSLKVETFREKEIPLEEKFSDFTVVVRSSEEMTFRELKKHIEKLKHMGLDYNRYMVDLMAKIAFPLVNFILPLLGIPFALKTGRSAGIAAGVGISIVIGFSYWVTMAFNISLGHAALLPPFFAAFGSNIIFTLAGIIALLNVKS from the coding sequence ATGAACATAATTTTTCGCTACATTTCGATGAGTTTTATTAAACTCTTTGTCATCTGCAACTGCAGCTTCCTTCTCGTATACCTGACCATAGACTTTATGGGCCAGTTCTGGAAGTTAAGCGCAAGGGGAATCCCTCTCCCGGAGGTAAGCCTGTACTTTACACTCAAAATTCCGCTCATACTCTCGCAAATAACTCCCATGGCGACACTCCTTTCAACACTGCTCACACTGGGCCTGTTGTCAAGAAACAGCGAAATTACAATCATGAAATCCTGCGGCATCAGTATATTTTATATTTCCGTGCCCATACTGGCGCTTTCCCTGCTCATAAGCGTCTTTTCTCTGGGCATGAATGAATACCTCCTTCCCCATACCAATAAAAAAGTCAAAGAAATTGAAAGATACCGCCCCGGCAGGGTAAGCTCTAAAACTTTCATCAAAAGGAACGAAATATGGTATTTCGGAAAATCGAATATCGTTAACATCGATCTGCTTGTAATGGAAGAGAAGCAGTTAAGAGGTGTCACCATTTTGCAACTGGGAAAAGATAAAAAAGTAAAAAGAAGGATTGATGCAAAAAAAGCAAGATGGGACAGTGGGAAATGGCTATTTTCAGAAGGTGTTATCAGACATTTCGAAAATTCCCTAAAAGTGGAAACCTTCCGTGAAAAAGAAATTCCCCTGGAAGAAAAATTCAGTGATTTTACAGTCGTTGTAAGAAGTTCCGAGGAAATGACCTTCAGGGAACTTAAAAAACACATAGAAAAACTTAAACATATGGGGCTCGATTATAACCGGTATATGGTCGATTTGATGGCTAAAATTGCTTTTCCCCTGGTCAACTTCATCCTGCCCCTGCTGGGAATCCCTTTTGCCCTGAAAACAGGAAGAAGCGCAGGCATAGCAGCTGGCGTGGGCATCAGCATTGTTATCGGCTTTTCCTACTGGGTTACGATGGCCTTCAACATATCCCTCGGCCATGCCGCTCTTCTCCCTCCTTTTTTTGCGGCTTTCGGGTCGAATATCATTTTCACCCTGGCAGGGATAATTGCGCTTCTTAATGTGAAATCCTGA
- the lptF gene encoding LPS export ABC transporter permease LptF, giving the protein MKINRYITGEIIVPFFLGLGIFIFILLMDKVLNLTELVVSKGVRFSEALSLIIYILPSFLVIAIPMAFLLAVLLAFGRLSTDEEITAAKSSGISLLQMLPPVMVLSVIAFIVTLGLMIYALPWGNHSFKSKLYELARREASTSIVPGKVLDSFSKIILYVNEEDKSTGRYKGVLISDEKKGGKKSMVIAKEGEIISSPDDFSIALRLYDGTIHRKDDKEDLKYGLIKFKTYDITLSIESKGRAAMVAPKGDRELSIGELMDKSKKLREKGLSDDYLMVELHKKFSIPFACIVFALIGAPLGIQGKRSGKAHGFIFSLILITVYYIFLMAGEAFGDKGKVPPYLAMWAPNIFFVSIGIYLLYKVNNDSEIKLLSIFEALYGMVAKSLQGIFKREK; this is encoded by the coding sequence ATGAAAATCAATAGATATATTACCGGGGAAATTATTGTTCCTTTTTTCCTGGGCCTTGGAATTTTCATATTTATCCTGCTCATGGACAAGGTGCTGAACCTGACCGAACTGGTCGTGAGCAAGGGTGTCCGTTTTAGCGAGGCATTAAGCCTTATCATCTACATTCTCCCCTCTTTTCTCGTTATTGCCATTCCCATGGCCTTCCTTCTTGCCGTTCTTCTGGCCTTTGGAAGACTCTCTACGGATGAAGAGATCACAGCCGCCAAATCTTCAGGAATCAGCCTTCTTCAAATGCTTCCCCCTGTCATGGTCCTTTCAGTTATCGCCTTTATTGTTACCCTGGGACTCATGATTTACGCACTCCCCTGGGGAAACCATTCATTCAAGTCAAAATTATATGAACTGGCAAGAAGAGAGGCATCAACAAGTATTGTGCCCGGCAAAGTTCTCGATTCATTTTCAAAGATCATTCTCTATGTTAACGAAGAGGATAAAAGTACCGGAAGGTACAAGGGGGTATTGATATCGGATGAAAAAAAAGGGGGAAAAAAAAGCATGGTCATCGCTAAAGAAGGTGAAATAATTTCATCACCCGACGATTTTTCCATTGCCCTTAGACTCTACGACGGTACGATTCACCGTAAAGACGACAAAGAGGACCTGAAATACGGCCTCATAAAATTCAAGACATACGATATTACCTTATCTATCGAATCAAAGGGACGCGCCGCCATGGTAGCTCCCAAGGGTGACAGGGAACTGAGCATCGGTGAACTTATGGATAAATCAAAAAAACTAAGAGAAAAAGGGCTGAGTGACGACTATCTCATGGTGGAGTTGCATAAAAAGTTCTCCATCCCCTTTGCCTGCATTGTCTTTGCCCTTATCGGAGCGCCTCTCGGTATCCAGGGCAAGCGATCGGGCAAGGCCCACGGTTTTATTTTCAGCCTCATATTAATCACTGTTTACTACATTTTCCTCATGGCTGGAGAAGCCTTTGGCGATAAAGGAAAAGTTCCTCCCTACCTTGCCATGTGGGCGCCCAACATTTTTTTCGTTAGTATCGGCATTTACCTTCTTTACAAAGTTAACAACGATTCCGAAATAAAACTCCTCTCAATTTTTGAGGCCCTCTATGGTATGGTGGCCAAAAGCCTTCAGGGAATTTTTAAAAGGGAAAAATAA
- the rpsT gene encoding 30S ribosomal protein S20 → MANHKSAIKRHKQSLVRRERNKTVKSSLKTVTKKVEAAIADKNAEEAVSSLKIASVVLDKAASKGVIHKNTAARSKSRMTRKVNALSK, encoded by the coding sequence TTGGCAAATCATAAATCAGCAATCAAAAGGCACAAGCAAAGCCTTGTAAGAAGAGAAAGAAACAAGACCGTCAAGTCTTCTTTAAAAACTGTGACGAAAAAGGTCGAAGCAGCGATAGCAGATAAAAACGCAGAAGAGGCGGTTAGCAGTTTGAAGATAGCATCTGTCGTCCTCGACAAGGCGGCCAGTAAAGGCGTTATTCATAAAAATACAGCAGCAAGGAGCAAATCAAGGATGACCAGGAAGGTTAATGCATTAAGCAAGTAA